Proteins encoded together in one Polaribacter reichenbachii window:
- a CDS encoding sodium/sugar symporter, which yields MTAGFDMWDYVVFVAYAILILGVGLWVSRDKKGHQKNAEDYFLASKSLPWWAIGTSLIAANISAEQFIGMSGSGFALGIAIASYEWMAALTLIIVGKYFLPIFIEKGLYTIPEFVEKRFSTNLKTILALFWLALYIFVNLASVLYLGGLAIETIMGVDMMYAIIGLALFAAAYSLYGGLSAVAWTDVIQVVFLVLGGLITTYLALNTVSGGEGMLAGFSKVWEAAPEKFHMILEESNENYVNLPGIWVLVGGLWVANLYYWGFNQYIIQRTLAAKSLKESQKGILLAAFLKLIIPLIVVVPGIAAYVMVNDPAIMANLGEVGMLNTPSPEQADKAYPWLLQFLPTGLKGVAFAALAAAVVSSLASMLNSTSTIFTMDIYKQYINKNANDKQTVNVGRISAAASLLIAVIVAPLLGGIDQAFQFIQEWTGIVSPGILAVFMLGLFWKKTTNNAAIWGAILSIPIALALKFLPIVALEPWMHQMGIATLLSMAVTMVLSYLQNKGADDEKGIEISKELFKTSPLFNLGSMVVCLLLAVLYALFW from the coding sequence ATGACAGCAGGATTTGATATGTGGGACTATGTAGTTTTCGTAGCTTACGCCATTTTAATTTTAGGTGTAGGTTTATGGGTTTCGCGTGATAAAAAAGGGCATCAAAAAAACGCAGAAGATTATTTCTTAGCAAGTAAATCTTTACCTTGGTGGGCCATTGGTACTTCACTAATTGCAGCAAATATTTCAGCAGAACAATTTATTGGTATGTCTGGTTCAGGTTTTGCATTGGGTATTGCAATTGCTTCTTACGAATGGATGGCAGCCTTAACATTAATTATTGTAGGTAAATATTTTTTACCAATTTTTATTGAAAAAGGTTTATATACCATTCCTGAATTTGTTGAAAAACGTTTCTCTACAAACTTGAAAACCATTTTAGCGCTTTTTTGGCTGGCTTTATACATTTTTGTAAATCTAGCTTCTGTTCTTTATTTAGGAGGTTTAGCAATAGAAACCATTATGGGTGTAGATATGATGTATGCTATAATTGGTTTGGCATTATTTGCTGCTGCCTATTCTTTATATGGTGGATTATCTGCTGTTGCTTGGACAGATGTAATACAAGTAGTTTTCTTAGTTTTAGGAGGATTAATTACAACCTATTTAGCCTTAAATACAGTTTCTGGAGGAGAAGGAATGTTAGCTGGTTTCTCTAAAGTTTGGGAAGCAGCACCAGAAAAGTTTCATATGATTTTAGAAGAAAGTAATGAAAACTATGTAAACTTACCAGGAATCTGGGTTTTAGTTGGTGGTTTATGGGTGGCAAACTTATATTACTGGGGTTTTAATCAATATATTATACAAAGAACTTTAGCAGCAAAATCTTTAAAAGAATCTCAAAAAGGTATTTTATTAGCTGCATTTTTAAAATTAATTATTCCTTTAATTGTTGTTGTACCAGGTATAGCTGCCTATGTTATGGTAAATGACCCAGCAATTATGGCAAATTTAGGTGAAGTTGGTATGTTAAATACACCTTCTCCTGAACAAGCAGACAAAGCTTATCCTTGGTTATTACAATTTTTACCAACAGGATTGAAAGGTGTTGCTTTTGCTGCACTAGCTGCTGCTGTTGTTTCTTCTTTAGCATCTATGTTAAATTCAACATCAACCATTTTTACGATGGATATTTATAAGCAATACATTAACAAAAATGCAAATGATAAACAAACTGTAAATGTGGGGAGAATTTCTGCTGCAGCTTCTTTATTAATCGCTGTAATTGTTGCTCCATTATTAGGTGGTATAGACCAAGCTTTTCAATTTATACAAGAGTGGACAGGTATTGTTAGTCCTGGTATTTTAGCTGTTTTTATGTTAGGTTTATTTTGGAAAAAAACAACCAACAATGCAGCAATTTGGGGAGCTATATTATCAATTCCTATTGCATTAGCTTTAAAATTCTTACCAATTGTGGCTTTGGAGCCTTGGATGCATCAAATGGGAATTGCAACTTTATTATCTATGGCAGTGACAATGGTATTAAGTTATTTACAGAATAAAGGCGCAGATGATGAAAAAGGTATAGAAATTTCTAAAGAATTATTTAAAACATCTCCATTATTCAATTTAGGTTCAATGGTTGTTTGTCTTTTATTAGCAGTATTGTATGCTTTATTCTGGTAG
- a CDS encoding C40 family peptidase: protein MKKKLLFIMLTFVLSSCFSSASAVNYTKNKISKADIVVANALKYKGVKYKYGGTTRKGMDCSGVVFVSFGEENIALPRSSRYMAKEGKKIALAKVKKGDLLFFKISRRSNQINHVGLVTEIKNGQIFFIHATTSRGVIVSSMSEKYWKNTFVKASNVL, encoded by the coding sequence ATGAAGAAAAAACTACTTTTTATAATGTTAACCTTTGTTTTAAGTTCTTGTTTTTCTTCTGCGAGTGCTGTAAATTACACAAAAAATAAAATATCAAAAGCAGATATAGTTGTTGCAAATGCACTAAAATATAAAGGTGTAAAATACAAATACGGAGGCACAACAAGAAAAGGGATGGATTGTTCTGGAGTCGTGTTTGTTTCTTTTGGCGAAGAAAATATTGCATTACCTAGATCTTCTAGATACATGGCAAAAGAGGGTAAAAAAATTGCTTTAGCTAAAGTGAAAAAAGGCGATTTATTATTCTTTAAAATAAGCCGAAGGTCAAATCAAATTAATCACGTTGGTTTGGTAACTGAGATTAAAAACGGACAAATATTTTTTATTCATGCTACAACTTCTAGAGGTGTAATTGTCTCTTCGATGTCAGAAAAATATTGGAAGAATACGTTTGTGAAAGCTTCTAATGTATTGTAA
- a CDS encoding peptide MFS transporter produces MLDKGVSTTVEEPQMFGHPKGLFYLFFAELWERFSFYGMRALLTLYMVEKIFAAITERDTATAVVYASYGSLVYASTVIGGQISDKILGMRASIFLGGILMSLGHFVLAIENDIAFFLALAFIVVGNGFFKPNISTFVGALYKDGDVRKDSGFTIFYMGINIGGMVAPFLCGLLAVKYGYHYGFGLAGIGMLAGLIFFWSGIKKNVFGDKGMPPSKDVYEKKIIGVPQKTLIPIVAFLCAPAIAWLLSSWQDNYVTGIFKFIGVAVLVYLGYIIYNLKTNEARKKLFMAVLITFFMTLFWGFHELSGSVITLFASRNVDLEGIMTAGQTNGLNSMFIIILAIPISLLWGYLSKKGMNPRTPYKFGLGLLFAGLSFYILSISGASANENGLVPFYYLFAMYLIISIGELFMSPVGLSKITDLSPKNIVAFMMGVWFLSSAFAFQIVGFISEQLAIENVPGQVINPLDTLGVYTDGFNLIAMYALGAGAIVLLFSPLMKKLLGNVH; encoded by the coding sequence ATGTTAGATAAAGGAGTTAGCACAACTGTTGAAGAACCACAAATGTTTGGACATCCAAAAGGATTGTTCTATTTATTTTTTGCTGAATTATGGGAGCGTTTTAGTTTCTATGGAATGAGAGCATTACTTACGCTCTATATGGTTGAAAAAATATTTGCTGCAATTACAGAAAGAGATACAGCTACAGCTGTTGTTTACGCTTCCTATGGTTCTTTAGTGTATGCTTCTACAGTGATTGGAGGTCAAATTTCTGATAAAATTCTTGGTATGAGAGCCTCTATTTTTTTAGGAGGAATTTTAATGTCTTTAGGTCATTTTGTTTTAGCAATTGAAAATGATATCGCTTTCTTTTTGGCTTTAGCTTTTATTGTAGTTGGTAATGGTTTTTTTAAACCTAATATATCAACATTTGTAGGTGCTTTATATAAAGATGGTGATGTAAGAAAAGATTCTGGTTTTACCATTTTCTATATGGGTATTAATATTGGTGGTATGGTTGCACCTTTTTTGTGTGGTTTATTAGCTGTTAAATATGGGTATCATTATGGCTTTGGTTTAGCAGGAATTGGAATGTTAGCTGGTTTGATTTTTTTTTGGAGTGGAATTAAAAAAAATGTATTTGGAGACAAAGGTATGCCACCAAGTAAAGACGTTTATGAGAAAAAAATAATTGGAGTTCCTCAAAAAACATTAATTCCTATTGTTGCTTTTTTATGTGCTCCTGCTATTGCATGGTTATTATCTTCTTGGCAAGATAATTATGTTACAGGTATTTTTAAATTTATTGGTGTTGCTGTATTAGTATATCTTGGATATATTATATATAATTTAAAAACAAATGAAGCTAGAAAAAAGTTATTTATGGCTGTTTTAATTACATTTTTTATGACGCTTTTTTGGGGTTTCCATGAATTATCTGGAAGTGTAATTACCTTATTTGCCTCTAGAAATGTAGATTTAGAAGGTATAATGACTGCTGGTCAAACCAATGGGTTAAACTCTATGTTTATCATCATTTTAGCAATCCCAATTTCTTTATTATGGGGTTATTTATCTAAAAAAGGTATGAACCCAAGAACTCCCTATAAATTTGGTTTAGGATTACTTTTTGCAGGTTTAAGTTTTTATATTCTTTCAATAAGTGGAGCTAGTGCTAATGAAAACGGATTAGTTCCTTTTTATTATTTATTTGCAATGTATTTAATCATTTCTATTGGAGAGTTATTTATGTCACCTGTAGGTTTATCTAAAATCACAGATTTATCACCTAAAAACATTGTAGCTTTTATGATGGGAGTTTGGTTTTTATCATCCGCATTTGCTTTTCAAATAGTAGGATTTATTTCTGAACAATTAGCCATTGAAAATGTTCCAGGACAAGTTATTAACCCATTAGATACATTAGGTGTTTATACAGATGGTTTTAACCTAATAGCTATGTACGCTCTTGGTGCAGGAGCAATTGTTCTTTTATTTTCTCCATTAATGAAGAAATTATTAGGAAACGTGCATTAA
- the lpxB gene encoding lipid-A-disaccharide synthase — translation MKYYIIAGEASGDLHGSNLMKALYKEDADADIKFWGGDLMKSVGGTLVSHYKERAFMGFFEVLKNLNKILVYLKFCKSDIDLFQPDVIIFIDNSGFNLRIAKWAKQQGYKTNYYISPQVWASRATRVKAIKNDVDKMFVILPFEKEFYKKFDYKVDFVGHPLIDAIADREQTAVEEFREEHNLGDKPIITLLPGSRKQEITKMLSVMLSLVDDYPYYKFVIGGAPSQDFSFYQRIIGTKNVSFINNKTYDLLSVSTAAIVASGTATLETALFKVPQVVCYKGSFISYQIARRIITLKYISLVNLIMDKEVVTELIQNNFTKTKLKKELSKILDQEHREKLFLDYFELEKKLGGKGASTKTAKLIIENLKP, via the coding sequence ATGAAATATTACATTATAGCAGGTGAAGCCTCAGGAGATTTACATGGTTCTAATTTAATGAAAGCCTTGTATAAAGAAGATGCAGATGCAGATATTAAATTTTGGGGAGGAGATTTAATGAAATCAGTTGGTGGTACTTTAGTAAGCCATTATAAAGAAAGAGCTTTTATGGGTTTTTTCGAAGTGCTTAAAAACTTAAACAAGATTCTTGTATATCTTAAGTTTTGTAAAAGTGATATTGATTTGTTTCAACCAGATGTAATTATTTTTATCGATAATTCTGGTTTTAATTTGCGTATTGCAAAATGGGCAAAACAACAAGGCTATAAAACTAATTATTATATTTCTCCACAAGTTTGGGCAAGTAGAGCTACAAGAGTTAAAGCAATTAAAAACGATGTAGATAAAATGTTTGTAATTCTCCCTTTTGAAAAAGAGTTTTACAAAAAGTTCGATTATAAAGTAGATTTTGTTGGGCATCCTTTAATTGATGCCATTGCAGATAGAGAACAAACAGCTGTAGAAGAATTTAGAGAAGAGCATAATTTAGGAGATAAACCAATAATTACTTTATTACCAGGAAGTAGAAAACAAGAAATAACCAAAATGCTTTCTGTAATGTTGTCTTTGGTAGATGATTATCCTTATTATAAATTTGTAATTGGTGGTGCACCAAGTCAAGATTTTTCTTTTTATCAAAGAATAATTGGAACAAAAAATGTAAGTTTTATCAACAATAAAACCTACGATTTATTATCGGTATCAACAGCAGCTATTGTAGCTTCTGGTACAGCAACTTTAGAAACCGCTTTGTTTAAAGTGCCGCAAGTAGTTTGTTATAAAGGTAGTTTTATTTCGTACCAAATAGCAAGAAGAATTATAACCTTAAAATATATTTCTTTAGTTAATTTAATTATGGATAAAGAGGTTGTTACTGAATTAATTCAGAACAATTTTACAAAAACAAAACTTAAAAAAGAATTGTCTAAAATACTTGATCAAGAACACCGAGAAAAATTATTTTTAGACTATTTTGAATTAGAGAAAAAGTTAGGTGGTAAAGGAGCATCAACAAAAACAGCAAAACTTATTATAGAAAATTTAAAGCCTTAA
- a CDS encoding ComEC/Rec2 family competence protein — MKKILGYLPLHFVISIILGIVLQFYIKICHFSFTKIGVLLSVLLGFILLLNNRIIRTVLAFVFFFFLGIFSVFVNNDLNYENYYQKQLTSTSTAILKIDKVLKSSLYHHKFEAEVLQIDSLKTRGRVLLNLSKDSVAKPFKVDELLYVKSPFKAINKPLNPHQFDYRFYLAKQGIHQQLFISKNNFIRLGFKPFSLVGLSAKFRTKIQESLQKYQFKNDELAVINALLLGQRQEISKELLANYSKAGAIHILAVSGLHVGIILLILTWLLKPLERLKKGKFIKIICIVLFLWMFAFIAGLSASVTRAVTMFTFLAIGMSFNQKNVSVFSLISSMFLLLIFKPMFLFDVGFQMSYLAVFGIILIQPKLYIIYKPRFIVDEKIWQLASVSIAAQIGVLPLSLFYFHQFPGLFMLSNLIIIPFLGAILVAGILVIFLALIGVLPQFLANCYGYVISVMNSFVSWISHQEQFLFKEISLSFFMMLATYTATFIGVLFLMKKSPKRLIYFLSSILVIQSVFLVHKHQKKTKEEFIVFHKSRNSILGNRVGEQVEIHHDLDSINIQNLGLLSSYRIGENIHQTLNNDVSNIYQFKNEIILVVDSLGIYQLNDLKNPIVLLQQSPKINLERLIMQLKPKQIIADGSNYKSYVKRWQQTAENKKTPFHDTAKKGAYILSN; from the coding sequence ATGAAAAAGATACTAGGTTATTTACCTCTACATTTTGTTATTTCTATAATTCTAGGAATAGTTTTACAATTTTATATCAAAATTTGCCATTTTAGTTTTACTAAAATAGGGGTATTACTTTCTGTTCTTTTAGGTTTTATATTATTGCTCAACAATAGAATTATAAGAACTGTTTTAGCGTTTGTTTTTTTCTTTTTTTTAGGGATTTTTTCTGTTTTTGTAAACAACGATTTGAATTATGAGAACTATTATCAAAAACAATTAACTAGTACTTCTACTGCTATTTTAAAGATTGATAAAGTTCTAAAATCAAGTTTATATCACCATAAATTTGAAGCAGAAGTTTTGCAAATAGATAGCCTAAAAACTAGGGGTAGAGTATTATTAAACTTATCAAAAGATAGTGTTGCTAAACCTTTTAAAGTTGATGAACTCCTTTATGTAAAATCACCTTTTAAAGCAATTAATAAACCTTTAAATCCACATCAATTTGATTATCGGTTTTACTTAGCTAAACAGGGTATTCATCAACAACTATTTATTAGCAAAAATAATTTTATAAGACTAGGTTTTAAACCCTTTTCATTGGTAGGTTTATCTGCAAAATTTAGAACTAAAATACAAGAATCGCTACAAAAATATCAATTTAAAAACGATGAATTAGCAGTAATAAACGCTTTGTTATTAGGGCAAAGGCAAGAAATATCTAAAGAACTTTTGGCAAACTATTCTAAAGCAGGAGCCATACATATTTTAGCTGTATCTGGTTTGCACGTTGGTATTATTTTATTGATTTTAACTTGGTTGTTAAAACCTTTAGAACGATTAAAAAAAGGAAAATTCATAAAAATAATCTGTATTGTTTTATTTCTTTGGATGTTTGCTTTTATAGCAGGTTTATCTGCATCTGTAACAAGAGCTGTAACTATGTTTACTTTTTTGGCGATTGGTATGTCTTTTAATCAGAAAAATGTTTCTGTGTTTTCGTTAATATCGTCTATGTTTTTATTATTGATTTTTAAACCTATGTTTTTATTTGATGTAGGTTTTCAAATGAGTTATTTAGCGGTTTTCGGTATTATTTTAATTCAACCGAAATTGTATATAATTTACAAGCCAAGATTTATAGTTGATGAAAAAATTTGGCAATTAGCATCAGTTTCAATTGCTGCTCAAATAGGAGTTTTGCCTTTAAGTTTATTCTATTTTCATCAGTTTCCGGGTTTGTTTATGCTTTCTAATTTAATAATCATTCCGTTTTTAGGTGCTATTTTAGTTGCAGGGATTTTAGTAATATTCTTAGCTTTAATAGGAGTTTTACCACAGTTTTTGGCAAATTGCTATGGTTATGTTATTTCTGTAATGAACAGTTTTGTAAGTTGGATTTCTCATCAAGAACAATTTTTATTTAAAGAGATTTCGCTATCATTTTTTATGATGTTAGCAACTTACACAGCAACGTTTATTGGAGTTCTTTTTTTAATGAAAAAATCACCCAAAAGATTGATATATTTTCTTAGTTCAATTTTAGTTATTCAGAGTGTTTTTTTGGTTCATAAACATCAAAAGAAAACAAAAGAAGAATTTATTGTTTTTCATAAAAGTAGAAATTCAATTCTTGGCAATAGAGTAGGAGAACAAGTTGAAATTCATCACGATTTAGATAGTATCAATATCCAAAATTTAGGTTTGTTAAGTTCTTATAGAATTGGAGAAAATATACATCAGACTTTAAATAATGATGTTTCAAATATTTATCAATTTAAAAATGAAATTATTTTGGTGGTAGATAGTTTAGGAATTTATCAGTTAAATGATTTAAAAAATCCGATTGTTTTGTTGCAACAATCACCTAAAATCAACTTAGAAAGATTGATAATGCAATTAAAACCTAAACAAATTATTGCAGATGGTTCTAACTATAAAAGTTATGTAAAAAGATGGCAGCAAACAGCCGAGAATAAAAAAACTCCTTTTCATGACACTGCAAAAAAAGGAGCTTATATTTTAAGTAATTAA
- a CDS encoding thioredoxin family protein: MKKTFLLLLIIFASFSTNAQDEIKWLSFEKAIALNKENPKPILIDVYTDWCGYCKKMDKETYANKVIIDYINKNFYAIKLDGEGKEDIEYKGYTFKYKKEGRSEYHELSAALLEGQLSYPSTVFMSDKEEMLQKVPGYLSAERFEKILAFFNTKAYKDQEWVNFEKDFKSNIKP, encoded by the coding sequence ATGAAAAAAACATTTTTATTATTACTTATAATATTCGCTAGTTTTTCAACTAACGCTCAAGATGAAATTAAATGGCTTTCTTTCGAAAAAGCAATCGCTTTAAACAAAGAAAACCCGAAACCAATTTTAATTGATGTGTATACAGATTGGTGTGGTTATTGTAAAAAAATGGATAAAGAAACCTATGCCAATAAAGTAATTATCGATTATATAAATAAAAACTTTTATGCCATAAAATTAGATGGTGAAGGCAAAGAAGATATTGAATACAAAGGCTATACTTTTAAATATAAAAAGGAAGGTAGATCTGAATATCACGAATTATCTGCTGCTTTGCTAGAAGGACAATTATCATATCCTTCAACCGTTTTTATGTCTGATAAAGAAGAAATGCTTCAAAAGGTTCCTGGTTATTTATCAGCAGAACGCTTTGAAAAAATACTCGCTTTTTTTAATACAAAAGCATACAAAGATCAAGAATGGGTTAATTTTGAAAAAGATTTTAAAAGCAATATAAAACCTTAA
- the surE gene encoding 5'/3'-nucleotidase SurE encodes MNERPLILVTNDDGITAPGIRALIKIMNKIGEVVVVAPDSPQSGMGHAITVDNVLTCNPITIDDGPQLEYTCSGTPADCVKMAISEILNKKPDLCVSGINHGPNSSINVIYSGTMSAAIEAGIEGIPAIGFSLLDFKWHADFKSCENFVKNITLNTLLNGLPEGIVLNVNIPDLKEEEIKGTKICRQAMGVWKEDFDKRKSPFGKEYYWLSGEFVNRDKGQDTDIYALENGYISIVPVQFDLTAHHMIQKLNSWEL; translated from the coding sequence ATGAATGAAAGACCGTTGATTTTAGTAACAAATGATGATGGAATTACAGCTCCTGGTATAAGAGCGCTTATTAAAATAATGAACAAAATTGGTGAAGTAGTTGTTGTTGCTCCAGATAGCCCACAAAGTGGAATGGGACACGCAATTACTGTTGATAATGTATTGACATGTAATCCTATAACAATTGATGATGGCCCTCAATTAGAATATACGTGTTCTGGTACACCTGCAGATTGTGTAAAAATGGCAATTAGCGAAATTCTAAATAAAAAGCCAGATTTATGTGTTTCTGGTATTAATCACGGACCAAATTCATCGATTAATGTTATTTATTCTGGTACAATGAGTGCTGCAATAGAAGCTGGTATAGAAGGGATTCCTGCAATAGGTTTTTCGTTATTAGATTTTAAATGGCATGCAGATTTTAAATCTTGCGAAAATTTTGTAAAAAACATTACTCTAAATACCTTGTTAAATGGTTTGCCAGAAGGTATTGTTTTAAACGTAAATATTCCTGACTTAAAGGAAGAAGAAATAAAAGGAACAAAAATCTGCAGACAAGCAATGGGTGTTTGGAAAGAAGATTTTGATAAAAGAAAAAGTCCGTTTGGTAAAGAATATTACTGGCTTTCTGGTGAGTTTGTAAACAGAGACAAAGGTCAGGATACAGATATTTATGCCTTAGAAAACGGTTATATTTCTATAGTACCTGTTCAGTTCGATTTAACTGCACATCATATGATTCAAAAACTAAATTCTTGGGAACTGTAA
- a CDS encoding carboxy terminal-processing peptidase produces MKTKFKFSTTLLAIVLLINSIAVNASEKIETSNLDPEKDKVLIYVLKNILTRGHFVVKDMNDDFSEHVFNSFIDGLDSNKRYFTQKDIKEFSKYKYQIDNQLLQDDLTFYKLVYGRFLSKIKNAKSYYGDLLAQPFNFNKNEVIDLDYEKVPFAKNDNELIDYWRKQLKLQTLSRIEEQTDLQESKLKKDKNFKVKSFATLEKEARAKVLENMDELYIRIEELEHDDWFSTFLNSVVGAFDPHTTYMDPSIKERFDQTISGKLEGIGARLQKKGIYTHVFELVAGGPASKQGELEPGDIILKVAQGDEEPLDIVGMRLDDAIKFIKGKKGTEVQLTVKKKLDGSTKVISIIRDVVQLDETFVKSSIVEKNGKKYAIIDLPSFYIDFSDNNYRDSAKDMEKEIERLKAEGVNGLIIDLRNNGGGSLKTAIEISGLFIDKGPVVQVKYRGESPIIKNDIDPKMQWDGAVVVLVNEFSASASEIFAAAMQDYKRGVILGGNQTYGKGTVQNVLPINQFYQKYEGDLGYLKMTIQKFYRVNGGSTQKEGVYSDIAMPSRLSYMKYGERDLEDALDWDKVPQANYTQTNSYANFNDVVYNSKQRIANSDNFKLVNEYAKWLKKNQDDTSYSLNYKTFFKESEIREKEAEKFKSVFDYKSNLTFTSPQYEQSLFKENEDLKDKRLAWHKNLSKDMYVSEALNVLSELKLNKKTDIVKH; encoded by the coding sequence ATGAAGACGAAATTTAAGTTTAGTACTACTTTATTGGCAATTGTTTTGTTGATAAATAGCATAGCAGTAAATGCATCAGAAAAAATTGAAACATCAAACCTTGATCCCGAAAAAGATAAAGTTTTAATTTATGTTTTAAAAAATATCTTAACAAGAGGTCATTTTGTGGTAAAAGATATGAACGATGATTTTTCTGAACACGTTTTTAATTCTTTTATTGATGGTTTAGACAGCAACAAAAGATATTTTACTCAAAAAGATATTAAAGAATTTTCGAAATATAAATATCAAATTGATAATCAACTTTTACAAGACGATTTAACTTTTTACAAATTAGTTTACGGGCGTTTTTTAAGTAAAATTAAAAATGCAAAATCTTATTATGGCGATTTATTGGCACAGCCTTTTAATTTTAATAAAAATGAAGTTATTGATTTAGATTATGAGAAAGTTCCTTTTGCTAAAAATGACAATGAATTAATCGATTATTGGAGAAAACAATTAAAACTGCAAACTTTAAGCAGAATCGAAGAACAAACTGATTTACAAGAAAGTAAACTTAAAAAGGATAAAAATTTCAAAGTAAAATCGTTTGCAACATTAGAAAAAGAAGCTAGAGCAAAAGTTCTAGAAAATATGGATGAATTGTACATAAGAATTGAAGAATTAGAACACGATGATTGGTTTTCTACCTTCTTAAATTCTGTTGTAGGGGCTTTTGATCCGCATACAACCTATATGGATCCTTCTATAAAAGAACGTTTTGACCAAACCATTTCTGGTAAATTAGAAGGTATTGGAGCACGTTTACAAAAAAAAGGAATTTACACACACGTTTTTGAATTGGTCGCTGGTGGCCCTGCTTCTAAACAAGGCGAATTAGAACCTGGTGATATTATTTTAAAAGTTGCACAAGGTGATGAAGAACCTTTAGATATTGTTGGTATGCGTTTAGATGATGCTATTAAATTTATCAAAGGAAAAAAAGGAACTGAAGTACAATTAACGGTTAAGAAAAAGTTAGATGGTTCTACAAAAGTAATTTCTATTATTAGAGATGTTGTACAACTTGATGAAACTTTTGTAAAATCGAGCATAGTAGAAAAGAACGGAAAAAAATATGCAATTATAGATTTACCTAGTTTTTACATCGACTTTTCTGATAACAATTACAGAGATTCTGCAAAAGATATGGAAAAGGAAATTGAAAGATTAAAAGCAGAAGGTGTAAATGGTTTAATTATAGATTTAAGAAATAATGGTGGTGGTTCTTTAAAAACAGCGATAGAAATATCTGGTTTATTTATTGATAAAGGCCCTGTTGTTCAAGTAAAATACAGAGGCGAAAGCCCAATTATTAAAAATGATATAGATCCTAAAATGCAATGGGATGGAGCTGTAGTCGTTTTGGTAAATGAATTTTCTGCATCAGCATCAGAAATTTTTGCAGCTGCAATGCAAGATTATAAAAGAGGTGTTATTTTAGGTGGTAATCAAACTTATGGTAAAGGAACTGTGCAGAATGTATTGCCTATCAATCAATTTTATCAAAAATATGAAGGTGATTTAGGTTATTTAAAAATGACTATTCAAAAATTCTACAGAGTTAATGGTGGTTCTACACAAAAAGAAGGTGTTTATTCTGATATTGCAATGCCAAGTAGATTGAGTTATATGAAATATGGTGAGCGTGATTTAGAAGATGCTTTAGATTGGGATAAAGTACCACAAGCTAACTATACTCAAACTAATTCTTATGCTAATTTTAATGATGTTGTTTACAACAGCAAACAAAGAATTGCAAATAGCGATAACTTTAAGTTGGTAAACGAATATGCTAAATGGCTTAAGAAAAATCAAGATGATACTTCGTATTCTTTAAATTATAAAACGTTTTTTAAAGAGAGTGAAATTAGAGAAAAAGAAGCTGAAAAATTCAAATCTGTTTTTGATTACAAATCGAATTTAACATTTACTTCACCACAATATGAGCAATCTTTATTTAAAGAAAATGAAGATTTAAAGGACAAAAGATTAGCTTGGCACAAAAACTTATCGAAAGATATGTATGTATCTGAAGCTCTAAATGTTTTAAGCGAATTAAAACTTAATAAAAAAACAGATATTGTTAAACATTAA
- a CDS encoding acyl-CoA thioesterase, with translation MEFKVDFTTKWSDFDPNRHMRHTAYNDYAAEVRVRFFAGQNFTLEDFSKHNIGPILFTEETSFRKEIYIGENISANFKVSGLSKDNERWKITHEIFNQAGKLSAIIKVYGAWLDLKTRKLTVPPKEAQHLFLVADKTDDFEEIILKK, from the coding sequence ATGGAATTTAAAGTAGACTTTACAACAAAATGGTCAGATTTTGACCCAAACAGACATATGCGTCATACAGCATATAATGATTATGCAGCAGAAGTAAGAGTTCGTTTTTTTGCAGGCCAAAACTTTACACTAGAAGATTTTAGCAAACACAATATTGGCCCAATTCTTTTTACTGAAGAAACCTCTTTTAGAAAAGAAATTTATATTGGAGAAAATATTTCTGCAAACTTTAAAGTATCTGGTCTTTCTAAAGACAACGAACGCTGGAAGATAACACACGAAATCTTTAACCAAGCAGGAAAATTATCAGCAATAATAAAAGTTTATGGTGCTTGGTTAGATTTAAAAACTCGTAAATTAACTGTACCTCCAAAAGAAGCGCAACATTTATTTTTAGTAGCAGATAAAACTGATGACTTTGAAGAAATAATCTTAAAAAAATAA